Proteins encoded within one genomic window of Synechococcus sp. PCC 7335:
- a CDS encoding DUF4278 domain-containing protein, giving the protein MKLTYRGVEYDYNPPELEVTLASTPTQYRGQQSQYKYVRHVPIAQPAERLNYRGVAYQTTRTGGVQQLGSHVGGHATTHATTPNAWAELSGKLRANSSAAKARRALLEESTALHQQNIARSLQHRMEVAKQKGNQALLEQLESEMRQSV; this is encoded by the coding sequence ATGAAACTAACTTATCGCGGCGTTGAATACGACTACAATCCACCTGAGCTAGAGGTTACCCTTGCAAGCACCCCTACTCAGTACCGAGGCCAACAGTCTCAATACAAGTACGTTCGCCATGTACCTATTGCCCAGCCTGCTGAGCGTCTGAACTATAGAGGAGTGGCCTATCAGACTACTCGCACAGGTGGAGTGCAGCAGCTAGGTAGCCATGTAGGTGGTCATGCAACTACCCATGCAACTACTCCGAATGCTTGGGCAGAGCTGAGCGGCAAGCTAAGAGCTAACAGTTCGGCGGCAAAGGCTAGAAGGGCTCTGCTCGAAGAGTCTACTGCTTTGCATCAGCAAAATATTGCGCGATCACTTCAGCATCGAATGGAAGTTGCTAAGCAAAAGGGCAATCAAGCTTTGCTAGAACAGCTAGAGTCCGAGATGCGCCAGAGTGTCTGA
- the rsmG gene encoding 16S rRNA (guanine(527)-N(7))-methyltransferase RsmG, with amino-acid sequence MTAILPSYLDIWQSTLNWRPTSKQQQLFQDLYIQILEGNRQLNLTRITEPQAFWEKHLWDSLSGLAPWLSDIAEASKADTEAKTEVGAETIPYFANDDSAPLRMIDIGTGGGFPGIPAAIALTSLAIDLTLVDATRKKILFLQTLCQQLGLNTTCIADRAEALGRDPEHRETYDLALIRAVGSAATCAEYVMPFLKVGGQAVIYRGQWTSAETDGLIPVIELLGGELTDLQRWKTPLTQSDRHCLFVHKKQTISTDFPRAVGVPSKSPLS; translated from the coding sequence ATGACAGCTATCCTCCCCTCTTATCTCGATATTTGGCAATCTACGTTAAACTGGCGGCCGACCAGCAAACAGCAGCAGCTATTTCAAGATCTGTATATACAGATATTAGAAGGGAATAGACAGCTAAATCTTACCCGTATCACAGAGCCCCAAGCGTTTTGGGAAAAGCACCTTTGGGACTCGCTCAGCGGACTAGCTCCTTGGCTTTCTGATATTGCAGAAGCTTCTAAGGCAGATACTGAAGCTAAGACTGAAGTAGGCGCTGAAACCATTCCATACTTTGCAAATGATGACTCTGCGCCTCTAAGAATGATTGATATTGGCACTGGGGGAGGGTTCCCAGGAATCCCAGCAGCAATCGCTCTCACATCGCTGGCAATCGATCTGACCCTTGTCGATGCCACTCGTAAAAAGATACTTTTCCTACAAACGCTTTGCCAACAGCTCGGTCTTAATACTACGTGCATTGCGGATCGCGCCGAAGCCTTAGGTAGAGATCCTGAACACCGCGAAACTTATGACTTAGCGCTGATCCGTGCAGTTGGCTCGGCAGCTACCTGCGCTGAATACGTCATGCCTTTTCTTAAAGTCGGTGGCCAAGCCGTTATCTATCGCGGTCAGTGGACCTCAGCGGAAACTGATGGGCTTATCCCTGTGATTGAGTTGCTCGGCGGTGAGCTCACTGACTTACAGCGCTGGAAAACACCCCTGACTCAGAGCGATCGCCACTGCCTGTTCGTTCATAAGAAACAGACTATCTCAACAGATTTTCCACGGGCTGTTGGTGTACCTAGCAAGTCGCCGCTGTCATAG
- a CDS encoding ABC transporter ATP-binding protein, with translation MLHLRDISYHPTATPTPILKQITFDLGPQQLGLIVGPSGSGKSTLLEILSGLATPTDGEIFWREKPLLPEALQQIGGLVFQFPERHFCGHTIFEELRLGHPELSSDRVYEALAEVGLEGLSLQASPQQLSGGQQRRLALAVQLIRQPYLLLLDEPTAGLDWSMRQQLVNLLAKLKQEWSLLIVSHDAEDLVDIADYCWTINRGQLANANPDTLRRLLPSA, from the coding sequence ATGCTTCATCTGCGCGATATTAGCTATCACCCCACTGCAACGCCCACGCCTATTCTTAAGCAGATTACTTTTGATCTTGGCCCTCAGCAGCTTGGTTTGATCGTTGGGCCGAGCGGTTCTGGGAAAAGCACACTCCTCGAAATCTTGTCAGGACTGGCCACGCCGACTGACGGCGAGATCTTCTGGAGAGAAAAGCCACTGCTGCCTGAAGCCCTTCAGCAGATAGGAGGTCTAGTTTTTCAGTTTCCTGAGCGCCACTTCTGTGGCCATACCATCTTTGAAGAACTCCGCTTAGGTCACCCTGAGCTTAGCTCTGATCGCGTTTACGAGGCCCTTGCAGAGGTTGGCTTAGAGGGTCTCTCCTTGCAGGCCTCGCCTCAGCAGCTTAGCGGCGGACAGCAAAGACGACTCGCCCTAGCGGTTCAGCTCATTCGCCAGCCTTATTTACTTCTATTAGACGAACCCACCGCTGGGCTCGACTGGTCGATGCGTCAACAGCTCGTTAATCTGCTCGCAAAGCTCAAACAAGAATGGAGCTTATTGATTGTCTCCCACGACGCCGAAGATCTTGTTGATATTGCTGACTATTGCTGGACGATCAACCGTGGTCAGCTTGCCAACGCCAATCCGGATACGCTTCGCCGTCTGCTCCCTTCCGCTTAG
- a CDS encoding DUF3531 family protein, with translation MQVQFRECDFFNLWIWLEFDTVPSIPEQQYVEEIFASWYFMGKLGGFNAENLQVQETGVDISYFDYDEEASEESLLSLMHNMSEVEFKGLWGRCWFDLGTTDAIALDILINTMRQFSKDYVEIRRIIIGGENEDWPTPQENPEAAFPD, from the coding sequence GTGCAGGTTCAGTTTCGCGAGTGTGATTTTTTCAATCTATGGATTTGGCTGGAGTTCGATACGGTGCCCTCTATCCCTGAGCAGCAGTACGTTGAGGAGATTTTTGCTTCCTGGTATTTTATGGGGAAGCTCGGCGGATTCAACGCCGAGAATCTTCAGGTGCAAGAGACTGGGGTGGACATCAGCTATTTTGACTACGATGAAGAGGCCTCTGAAGAATCGCTGCTTTCGTTGATGCACAATATGTCTGAAGTTGAGTTTAAGGGGCTGTGGGGTCGCTGCTGGTTTGACTTAGGGACAACAGATGCGATCGCGCTAGATATTTTAATCAACACCATGCGCCAGTTCAGCAAAGATTACGTCGAAATTCGCCGGATCATCATTGGGGGAGAAAACGAAGATTGGCCCACCCCTCAAGAAAATCCAGAAGCGGCTTTTCCAGATTAG
- a CDS encoding NUDIX hydrolase, whose translation MAKHIRPIALGLIEHQNHLFVSQGQDKKTKATFYRFLGGGIDFGETSKAALVREFQEEIQAELTDIEYLSCLDNIFTLNDKPKHELIQLFRCRFVDKAFYQLNKKFALVEGDRTTQAFWIKTADVLVGQRRLVPESCLKYLTSQ comes from the coding sequence ATGGCCAAGCACATTCGACCCATCGCCCTAGGGCTGATAGAACACCAAAATCATCTTTTTGTTAGCCAAGGACAAGACAAAAAAACCAAAGCAACGTTCTATCGATTTTTAGGCGGTGGTATCGACTTTGGTGAGACCAGCAAAGCTGCGCTAGTTCGAGAGTTTCAAGAAGAAATTCAAGCTGAGCTGACAGATATTGAGTATCTAAGCTGTTTGGATAATATTTTTACGCTCAACGATAAACCTAAGCATGAGCTGATTCAGTTGTTTCGATGTCGGTTTGTAGACAAGGCGTTCTATCAGCTAAATAAGAAATTTGCTCTGGTGGAAGGCGATCGCACTACCCAAGCCTTTTGGATCAAGACGGCAGACGTCTTGGTTGGGCAACGTCGGCTGGTCCCTGAAAGCTGCCTAAAATATTTGACGAGTCAATAA